A genomic window from Yarrowia lipolytica chromosome 1D, complete sequence includes:
- a CDS encoding uncharacterized protein (Compare to YALI0D20570g, similar to Saccharomyces cerevisiae CCT3 (YJL014W); ancestral locus Anc_5.163, highly similar to uniprot|P39077 Saccharomyces cerevisiae YJL014w CCT3 chaperonin of the TCP1 ring complex cytosolic): MVPGGYKRGRKNTIDEQLLTADAGQERQIGRKAQTSNITAAKAVADIVRTCLGPKAMLKMLLDPMGGITLTNDGHAILREIEVTHPAAKSMIELSRTQDEEIGDGTTTVIILAGEILAQTFPYVEKNIHPVVIIAALKDALAEALKVVEEISVPVDVNNEAAMKKLIAASIGTKYVSRWSEQMSSLALKAVKTVAVDINGKKEVDIKRYVRVEKIPGGEIEDSRVLDGVMINKDITHPKMRRRIESPRVVLLDCPLEYKKGESQTNIEISKEADWNRVLQLEEEQIKAQCEVLLSVKPDLIITEKGVSDLAQHYLLKGGCSVLRRMRKSDNNRISRVTGATIVNRIEDIKDSDVGTLCNLFEISKIGDEYYTFITGEDPQACTVLLRGPSKDILNEIERNLADAMAVARNVFFEPKLAPGGGATEMAVSVRLAEHAKTIEGVAQWPFKAVADAMEVIPRTLVQNCGGNAIRTLATLRAKQAEGFSTYGIDGDNGKVVDMKEYGVWEPAAIKLQSIKTAIESACLLLRVDDIVSGVRKKGE, translated from the exons ATGGTACCCGGTGGATACAAAAGGGGCCGCAAAAACACAATCGACGAACAACTACTAACTGCAGACGCCGGCCAGGAACGTCAAATCGGACGAAAGGCCCAGACCAGCAACATTACTGCTGCAAAGGC TGTCGCCGATATTGTGCGAACGTGTCTTGGTCCCAAGGCCATGCTTAAGATGCTTCTCGACCCCATGGGAGGTATCACCCTGACCAACGATGGTCACGCCATTCTGCGAGAGATTGAGGTCACCCATCCTGCAGCCAAGTCCATGATCGAGCTGTCTCGAACccaggacgaggagattggaGACGGAACCACCACCGTCATCATTCTTGCCGGAGAGATTCTTGCTCAGACCTTCCCCTacgtggagaagaacattCACCCCGTTGTCATCATCGCCGCCCTCAAGGATGCACTTGctgaggctctcaaggttGTAGAGGAGATTTCTGTTCCCGTTGACGTCAACAACGAGGCTGCCATGAAGAAGCTCATTGCCGCCTCCATCGGCACCAAGTACGTGTCCCGATGGTCCGAGCAGATGTCCtctctggctctcaaggccgtCAAGACCGTTGCTGTCGACATTAAcggcaagaaggaggttgaCATCAAGCGATACGTCCGAGTGGAAAAGATTCCCGGAGGTGAGATTGAGGACTCCCGTGTGTTGGACGGTGTCATGATCAACAAGGATATCACCCACCCCAAGATGCGACGGCGAATCGAGTCTCCCCGTGTGGTGCTGCTTGACTGTCCTCTCGAGTACAAGAAGGGTGAATCTCAGACCAACATTGAGATCAGTAAGGAGGCCGACTGGAACCGAGTGctgcagctggaggaggagcagatcaAGGCGCAGTGCGAGGTGCTGCTATCGGTAAAACCCGACCTGATCATCACCGAGAAGGGTGTGTCTGATCTGGCCCAGCACTATCTGCTTAAGGGCGGCTGCAGTGTGCTTCGACGAATGCGAAAGAGCGATAACAACCGAATCTCACGAGTCACTGGCGCCACCATCGTCAACCGAATCGAGGACATCAAGGACTCCGACGTTGGTACTCTGTGCAACCTGTTTGAGATCTCCAAGATTGGTGATGAGTACTACACATTTATCACAGGCGAAGACCCCCAGGCATGCACCGTGCTGCTGCGAGGACCCTCCAAGGACATTCTCAACGAGATTGAGCGAAATCTGGCTGACGCCATGGCTGTGGCTCGAAACGTCTTCTTCGAGCCCAAGCTGGCTCCCGGAGGAGGTGCTACAGAGATGGCTGTGTCCGTGCGACTGGCCGAGCATGCCAAGACCATCGAGGGTGTTGCACAGTGGCCCTTCAAGGCCGTGGCTGATGCCATGGAGGTGATTCCCCGAACCCTGGTTCAGAACTGTGGTGGTAATGCCATTCGAACTCTGGCCACCCTGCGAGCTAAGCAAGCCGAGGGTTTCTCCACATACGGCATTGACGGTGACAACGGAAAGGTTGTTGACATGAAGGAGTACGGCGTGTGGGAGCCTGCTGCCATCAAGCTGCAGAGTATCAAGACCGCCATTGAGTCTGCTTGCTTGTTGTTGCGAGTCGACGATATCGTGTCTGGAGTTAGAAAGAAGGGCGAGTAA
- a CDS encoding uncharacterized protein (Compare to YALI0D20592g, similar to Saccharomyces cerevisiae RPC17 (YJL011C); ancestral locus Anc_5.160, weakly similar to uniprot|P47076 Saccharomyces cerevisiae YJL011c weak similarity to chicken hypothetical protein), whose amino-acid sequence MHTLHNSEKKCCREYTSIINNMKVEKTREALLSNFEVLAHVRDQERARRMSQSASAASNQGTSHAENLETVIYELKDYLNKSPAASQSPEAITLFLQKINHLGLEKAERLQLINSVPTSIVSLYSLIEECDQRYNEDQCEEILDAIRTTLVSEEDAIAE is encoded by the coding sequence ATGCACACCTTGCATAATTCAGAAAAAAAGTGTTGTCGTGAATATACCAGTATTATCAACAACATGAAGGTGGAAAAAACTCGAGAGGCTCTGCTGTCCAACTTTGAGGTGCTGGCTCACGTGCGGGACCAGGAGCGTGCCCGACGAATGTCCCAATCCGCGTCGGCAGCCTCCAACCAGGGCACTTCCCATGCCGAAAACCTCGAAACCGTCATCtacgagctcaaggactaTCTCAACAAGTCTCCTGCTGCCAGCCAGTCGCCAGAGGCCATTACGTTGTTTCTGCAGAAGATCAACCATCTGGGGCTCGAAAAGGCCGAGCGATTGCAGCTCATCAACTCCGTGCCCACGTCTATCGTGTCGTTATACTCCCTGATCGAGGAGTGCGATCAGCGTTACAATGAGGACCAATGTgaggagattctggacGCGATTAGAACAACTCTGGTCAGTGAAGAGGATGCTATCGCTGAATAG
- a CDS encoding 40S ribosomal protein uS13 (Compare to YALI0D20614g, highly similar to uniprot|Q8ISP0 Branchiostoma belcheri Ribosomal protein S18, similar to Saccharomyces cerevisiae RPS18A (YDR450W) and RPS18B (YML026C); ancestral locus Anc_5.566) produces the protein MSLVVTEQGNFQHILRLLNTNVDGRIKVMYAMCKIKGVGRRYANLVCKKADVDLSKRAGELTVEELERIVTIIQNPGQYKIPGWFLNRQRDFTDGKDSQLLVNQLDVKLRDDIERLKKIRAHRGLRHYWGYKVRGQHTKTTTRKGKIMAHRG, from the exons ATGTCCCTCGTCGTCACTGAACAAGGCAACTTCCAGCACATTCTTCG ACTCCTCAACACTAACGTTGACGGCCGAATCAAGGTCATGTACGCCATGTGCAAGATCAAGGGTGTTGGTCGACGATACGCCAACCTGGTCTGCAAGAAGGCCGATGTCGATCTCTCCAAGCGAGCCGGTGAGCTCACCgtcgaggagctcgagcGAATCGTTACTATCATCCAGAACCCTGGTCAGTACAAGATTCCCGGCTGGTTCCTTAACAGACAGCGAGACTTTACCGACGGTAAGGACTCCCAGCTGCTCGTTAACCAGCTTGATGTCAAGCTGCGAGACGATATTGAGCGACTCAAGAAGATCCGAGCCCACCGAGGTCTCCGACACTACTGGGGCTACAAGGTCCGAGGTCAGCACACCAAGACTACCACTCGAAAGGGTAAGATCATGGCTCACCGAGGTTAA